The Rhinopithecus roxellana isolate Shanxi Qingling chromosome 14, ASM756505v1, whole genome shotgun sequence genome includes a window with the following:
- the LOC104660011 gene encoding C-X-C chemokine receptor type 2 encodes MQTVNFEDLWESEDFSNYSYSSDLPPSLPDVAPCRPESLEINKYFVVIIYALVFLLSLLGNSLVMLVILHSRVGRSVTDVYLLNLAMADLLFALTLPVWAASKVNGWIFGTFLCKVVSLLKEVNFYSGILLLACISVDRYLAIVHATRTLTQKRYLVKFICLSIWGLSLLLALPVLLFRRTVYPTYISPVCYEDMGNNTAKWRMVLRILPQTFGFIFPLLIMLFCYGFTLHTLFKAHMGQKHRAMRVIFAVVLIFLLCWLPYHLVLLADTLMRTRLINETCQRRSDIDQALDATEILGIFHSCLNPLIYAFIGQKFRHGLLKILATHGLISKDSLPKDSRPSFVGSSSGHTSTTL; translated from the coding sequence ATGCAGACTGTCAACTTTGAAGATCTCTGGGAAAGTGAAGATTTTAGTAATTACAGTTACAGTAGTGACCTGCCCCCTTCTCTACCAGATGTTGCCCCATGTCGACCAGAATCCCTGGAAATCAACAAGTATTTTGTGGTCATTATCTATGCCCTGGTATTCCTGCTGAGCTTGCTGGGAAACTCCCTCGTGATGCTGGTCATCTTACACAGCAGGGTCGGCCGCTCCGTCACTGATGTCTACCTGCTGAACCTGGCCATGGCCGACCTACTCTTTGCCCTGACCTTGCCCGTCTGGGCCGCCTCCAAGGTGAATGGCTGGATTTTTGGCACATTCCTGTGCAAGGTGGTCTCACTCCTGAAGGAAGTCAACTTCTATAGTGGCATCCTGCTACTGGCCTGCATCAGTGTGGACCGTTACCTGGCCATTGTCCATGCCACACGCACACTGACCCAGAAGCGCTACTTGGTCAAGTTCATATGTCTCAGTATCTGGGGTCTGTCCTTGCTCCTGGCCCTGCCCGTCTTACTTTTCCGAAGGACTGTCTACCCGACCTATATTAGCCCAGTCTGCTATGAGGACATGGGCAACAATACAGCAAAATGGCGGATGGTGTTGCGGATCCTGCCCCAGACCTTTGGCTTCATCTTCCCGCTGCTGATCATGCTGTTCTGCTATGGATTCACCCTCCACACGCTGTTTAAGGCCCACATGGGGCAGAAGCACCGGGCCATGCGGGTCATCTTTGCTGTCGTCCTCATCTTCCTACTCTGCTGGCTGCCCTACCACCTGGTCCTGCTGGCAGACACCCTCATGAGGACCCGGTTGATCAACGAGACCTGTCAGCGCCGCAGCGACATCGACCAGGCTCTGGATGCCACCGAGATTCTGGGCATCTTTCACAGCTGCCTCAACCCCCTCATCTACGCCTTCATTGGTCAGAAGTTTCGCCATGGACTCCTCAAGATTCTAGCCACACATGGCTTGATCAGCAAGGACTCCCTGCCCAAAGACAGCAGGCCTTCCTTTGTTGGCTCTTCTTCAGGGCACACTTCCACTACTCTCTAA